In Burkholderia pyrrocinia, the following proteins share a genomic window:
- a CDS encoding Ku protein has protein sequence MARMIWKGAISFGLVHVPVQLFPATRTVKPSFRLLDKRSMDPVGYRQINKRTGKEVAREDIVRGYEYEKERYVVLTDDEIRAANPESTQSVDIVTFVDEDAVSFLYLDTPYYLVPDRKGEKVYALLRDALKDSGKVGIAHVVMHDRQHLGALIPVGPLLALDTLRWQEELRPLDELSVPAADAKRAGVSARELAMAKKLIDDMSGTWTPDEYRDTFRDDILELVERKVRAGSVEAIEDRPAKTGRAASNVVDLTELLKRSLKGGGARAAGGAGDEDAAPSTSRAGGGRRKPAAKARVTHAAAKATAKATAKRTAAKRGATGAPAAKKTSARRKHAA, from the coding sequence ATGGCACGCATGATCTGGAAAGGCGCGATCAGCTTCGGGCTCGTTCACGTGCCGGTGCAGCTGTTCCCGGCGACGCGCACCGTGAAGCCGTCGTTCCGGCTGCTCGACAAGCGTTCGATGGACCCGGTCGGCTATCGGCAGATCAACAAGCGCACCGGCAAGGAGGTCGCGCGCGAGGACATCGTGCGCGGCTACGAGTACGAGAAGGAGCGCTACGTCGTGCTGACCGATGACGAGATCCGCGCGGCGAACCCCGAATCGACGCAGAGCGTCGACATCGTCACGTTCGTCGACGAGGACGCCGTATCGTTCCTGTATCTCGACACGCCGTACTACCTGGTGCCCGACCGCAAGGGCGAGAAAGTCTATGCGCTGCTGCGCGACGCGTTGAAGGACAGCGGCAAGGTCGGTATCGCGCATGTCGTGATGCACGATCGGCAGCATCTCGGTGCACTGATCCCGGTCGGGCCGCTGCTCGCGCTCGATACGCTGCGCTGGCAGGAGGAACTGCGCCCGCTCGACGAGCTTTCGGTGCCGGCTGCCGACGCGAAGCGCGCGGGCGTCAGCGCGCGCGAGCTCGCGATGGCGAAGAAGCTGATCGACGACATGTCGGGCACCTGGACGCCGGACGAATACCGCGACACGTTCCGCGACGACATCCTCGAGCTGGTCGAGCGCAAGGTGCGCGCGGGCAGCGTCGAGGCGATCGAGGACCGGCCGGCGAAAACGGGGCGCGCGGCGTCCAACGTCGTCGACCTGACCGAGCTGTTGAAGCGCAGCCTGAAGGGCGGCGGCGCGCGTGCAGCCGGCGGCGCAGGCGACGAGGATGCCGCACCGTCCACGTCGCGAGCCGGCGGCGGGCGGCGCAAGCCGGCCGCGAAGGCACGCGTCACGCACGCCGCCGCGAAAGCCACCGCGAAAGCCACCGCGAAACGCACGGCCGCGAAGCGGGGTGCCACAGGCGCGCCTGCGGCGAAGAAAACCTCCGCGCGCCGGAAACACGCCGCATGA